Proteins from a genomic interval of Aureibacillus halotolerans:
- a CDS encoding assimilatory sulfite reductase (NADPH) flavoprotein subunit: MERCRCVVLLETNSPFTKEQADLLNQVVPTLTESQKAWLSGYLAAGASVATVSDLPTTVAAPQTPEQTVSKDITVLFGSQTGNCRSLASSLTDKLQAQGFQVTFSSMNDFKTNTLKKVENLLLLVSTHGEGDPPDDALTFYEFVNGKRAPKFDHLKYSVLGLGDLSYEFYCQTGKDFDARFEELGGTRLTARVDCDVDYDDDAAEWMDKVLASLKEATSVAAPVTISDAAGQTDIASEYSRTNPFQAEVLENLNLNGRGSDRETRHLEISLEGSNLRYSPGDSLGIFPQNHPQLVEDVLAALKWDANELVTIKKAGEVPLKEALQRHVEVTVLTKPLLENLASLSSNAELQELVKPEQAEKMREYIHGRDLLDVIEDYKLQAITAKELIPVLRKLPARLYSISSSPEAYPEEVHLTVRKVDYESHGRQRYGVCSSHTADHLEEDGTLPVYIQHNPNFKLPANPDTPMIMIGPGTGVAPFRAFLGEKEESGDNSRTWLFFGDRHFSTDFLYQVEWQRWLKEGVLTNMDVAFSRDSAEKVYVQHRMLERGKELYEWLQDGAVVYVCGDEKQMAHDVHNALATILETEGGLSKEAAEAYLQEMQQEKRYQRDVY, translated from the coding sequence ATGGAGAGGTGTAGATGTGTCGTGCTTCTAGAGACAAACAGTCCATTTACGAAAGAACAAGCAGACCTATTAAATCAAGTCGTGCCTACGCTTACAGAGTCGCAGAAAGCGTGGCTAAGCGGTTATCTTGCTGCTGGAGCCAGTGTCGCAACAGTTTCGGACCTGCCTACAACTGTCGCAGCACCACAAACGCCTGAACAAACAGTGTCCAAGGACATTACTGTGCTCTTTGGCTCTCAGACGGGCAATTGCCGTTCGTTGGCGTCATCGCTAACTGACAAATTACAGGCGCAAGGATTTCAAGTGACCTTCTCGTCAATGAATGATTTCAAGACGAATACGCTGAAAAAAGTAGAAAATCTATTGCTGCTCGTCAGTACCCATGGGGAAGGCGACCCGCCTGACGATGCCTTAACCTTTTATGAGTTTGTGAATGGAAAACGCGCACCGAAATTCGATCATCTTAAGTACTCTGTGCTTGGGCTTGGTGATTTGTCGTATGAATTCTATTGCCAAACGGGCAAAGATTTCGACGCACGCTTTGAAGAGCTTGGTGGCACGCGTTTAACTGCTAGAGTCGACTGTGATGTGGATTACGATGATGACGCAGCGGAATGGATGGACAAAGTTCTTGCATCTTTAAAAGAAGCTACTTCAGTGGCAGCCCCAGTGACGATTTCAGATGCAGCAGGTCAAACGGACATCGCCTCTGAATATTCAAGAACAAATCCTTTTCAAGCCGAAGTGTTAGAAAATTTGAATTTGAATGGACGCGGATCAGATCGTGAAACACGCCACTTGGAAATTTCGTTAGAAGGATCAAATTTGCGTTATTCTCCAGGAGATAGCCTAGGCATTTTCCCACAAAACCATCCGCAGCTCGTTGAGGATGTTCTTGCGGCTTTAAAGTGGGATGCGAACGAGCTTGTGACGATAAAAAAAGCGGGAGAAGTGCCTTTGAAGGAAGCGCTTCAGCGACACGTGGAAGTCACAGTGTTGACAAAGCCATTGCTTGAAAACCTCGCTTCTCTATCATCGAATGCCGAATTACAGGAGCTTGTAAAACCAGAGCAGGCAGAAAAAATGCGTGAGTATATTCATGGCAGAGATCTTTTGGATGTCATTGAGGACTATAAGCTGCAGGCAATTACTGCTAAAGAATTGATTCCTGTCTTGCGCAAGCTTCCTGCGCGCTTGTACTCGATTTCTAGCAGCCCAGAAGCTTATCCCGAGGAGGTTCACCTGACCGTTCGGAAGGTTGATTACGAGTCTCACGGACGGCAGCGATATGGCGTTTGTTCCTCCCATACCGCAGACCACCTAGAGGAAGATGGAACGTTGCCGGTGTACATTCAGCACAATCCGAACTTTAAACTGCCTGCCAATCCAGACACACCAATGATTATGATTGGACCTGGAACTGGCGTTGCTCCATTCAGGGCATTCCTTGGGGAGAAGGAAGAGAGTGGAGACAATAGTCGAACGTGGCTTTTCTTCGGTGATCGTCATTTCTCAACCGATTTTCTTTATCAGGTGGAATGGCAGCGCTGGTTAAAAGAGGGTGTTTTGACGAATATGGATGTCGCGTTTTCGCGAGATTCAGCTGAAAAAGTGTATGTGCAACATCGCATGCTCGAACGAGGCAAGGAGCTTTACGAATGGCTGCAGGATGGCGCGGTTGTGTACGTATGTGGAGATGAAAAACAAATGGCTCATGATGTTCATAATGCCTTGGCGACCATTCTAGAAACAGAGGGTGGGCTTTCCAAGGAAGCTGCCGAAGCGTATTTACAGGAGATGCAGCAGGAAAAACGATACCAGAGAGACGTGTATTAA
- a CDS encoding NAD(P)H-quinone oxidoreductase, producing MRAITASDGKLTLTDQPVPEPTNKELLIRVEAAALNRTDLAMRDGKSGYKTNPILGIEVAGVVEKADEQRTFAVGDRVMGLVNGGGYAEYAVMPSNRAMRIPTGFSFEEGAAIPEVFLTAYQTLFWHGRLAERESVLIHAGASGVGTAAIQLATQLRQAKVIVTAGSEEKLDVCHSLGADVTVNYKTQAFEDEVLKATNNEGVNVLLDFIGASYWDKNLKSIGTEGRWVLIGVLGGPHVDNVNLFKLMAKYVQLTGTLLTPRSDDYKTRLTADFAATALPLFKSKKIRPMVDTTFSLEDASLAHEHMEANRNIGKIILTLDS from the coding sequence ATGAGAGCCATTACGGCAAGTGACGGAAAGCTCACCTTAACGGATCAGCCTGTACCTGAACCGACAAATAAAGAATTGCTTATTCGTGTAGAGGCAGCTGCACTCAACCGTACGGATTTGGCGATGCGCGACGGCAAGTCCGGCTACAAAACCAACCCGATACTCGGCATCGAAGTGGCGGGCGTTGTGGAAAAAGCCGATGAACAAAGGACGTTTGCTGTAGGAGACCGCGTGATGGGACTCGTCAATGGCGGTGGGTACGCAGAATATGCCGTTATGCCGAGCAATCGTGCAATGAGAATTCCAACAGGTTTTTCGTTTGAGGAAGGCGCAGCAATCCCCGAAGTATTTCTTACAGCCTACCAAACGCTGTTCTGGCATGGGAGGCTTGCTGAGCGAGAGAGCGTCCTCATTCATGCAGGTGCTAGTGGCGTAGGAACAGCGGCCATTCAGCTTGCTACACAATTGCGACAGGCAAAGGTGATTGTCACAGCTGGATCGGAAGAAAAACTGGACGTGTGCCATTCCCTTGGTGCAGATGTAACGGTGAATTACAAAACACAGGCCTTTGAAGACGAAGTCCTCAAGGCCACAAACAACGAAGGCGTCAACGTGTTGCTTGATTTTATCGGTGCCTCCTATTGGGACAAAAACCTTAAAAGCATTGGCACGGAAGGTCGCTGGGTACTCATCGGTGTTCTTGGTGGACCGCACGTCGACAATGTGAACTTGTTTAAGCTGATGGCGAAATATGTCCAACTCACAGGAACTTTGCTTACACCAAGAAGTGATGACTATAAAACCCGCTTGACAGCAGATTTTGCTGCGACGGCACTTCCGCTATTTAAAAGCAAAAAAATTCGACCAATGGTGGATACAACATTTTCTCTGGAAGACGCAAGCTTAGCTCATGAGCATATGGAAGCCAACCGCAACATCGGAAAGATTATATTGACTCTTGATTCATAG
- a CDS encoding arylsulfatase — MTDKLPNILLILTDDLGFSDLGCFGSEMNTPHVDALANNGLRFTQFYNSARCCPSRASILTGLYPHQAGVGHMTDDEPYPGYRGHLKDQCVTLAEVLKGKGYHTYMSGKWHVGKNEPLDRGFDEFYGLLGGFTSFWDEKDYIRLPESGHKHHYKENEFYATDAITDYALDFIEDARKDDQPYFMYLAYNAPHFPLQAPKEEIDKYEKLYEQGWDHIREKRLARMKELGVVDKETILPPRAEYWNRDRDIHGQNPAWDDIDRDRKRDLARRMAIYAAMVDRMDQNIGRVIEDLKERGELENTLILFCSDNGACAEWDPLGFDDWRTTSNKLHREADLDRMGDPSSYHSYGSGWANVSSTPLSMYKHYAHEGGISTPLIVHWPKHVQRKGDIDHRPSHFIDVMATLVDITKADYPTHYRGNDIHPMEGESMLPSFSGESQEERTLCFEHEEHCAIRQGKWKLVKIKEFEWALYNIDEDRTELHDLANNFPEKVEHLKREWHAWAERTDVVPRP, encoded by the coding sequence ATGACGGATAAGCTACCAAACATTTTGTTGATTTTGACGGATGATCTAGGATTTTCTGATCTTGGATGCTTTGGCAGTGAAATGAACACGCCTCATGTGGACGCACTTGCTAACAATGGCCTCCGCTTTACACAGTTTTATAATTCGGCACGCTGTTGTCCTAGCCGGGCCTCCATTCTTACAGGTCTTTACCCTCATCAAGCCGGTGTTGGTCATATGACGGACGACGAGCCTTACCCTGGCTACCGTGGTCACTTAAAAGACCAATGTGTGACGCTTGCAGAGGTATTAAAAGGGAAAGGTTACCACACGTACATGTCTGGCAAATGGCATGTGGGCAAAAATGAACCTCTCGATCGTGGCTTTGACGAATTTTATGGATTGCTAGGCGGTTTTACAAGCTTTTGGGACGAAAAGGACTATATTCGCTTGCCAGAAAGTGGGCACAAACATCATTACAAAGAAAATGAATTCTATGCGACGGATGCCATTACGGATTACGCACTTGATTTTATTGAAGATGCTCGCAAAGACGACCAGCCGTACTTTATGTATTTGGCGTACAACGCCCCTCATTTTCCTCTTCAAGCCCCAAAAGAAGAGATTGATAAATACGAAAAGTTGTACGAACAGGGCTGGGATCACATTAGGGAAAAACGGCTTGCACGTATGAAAGAGCTTGGGGTTGTGGACAAGGAAACGATACTTCCGCCTCGTGCGGAATACTGGAATCGTGACAGAGACATTCACGGGCAGAATCCAGCTTGGGACGACATAGATCGTGATCGGAAAAGAGACCTCGCTCGCCGGATGGCGATTTACGCAGCGATGGTTGACCGGATGGATCAGAACATCGGACGCGTGATTGAGGATTTAAAGGAACGTGGAGAGCTTGAAAATACGTTGATCCTGTTTTGTTCAGACAACGGCGCTTGTGCGGAATGGGATCCGTTGGGATTTGATGACTGGAGAACGACCTCAAACAAATTACACAGAGAGGCCGATCTGGACAGGATGGGCGACCCTTCCTCCTACCACAGTTATGGTTCTGGGTGGGCAAACGTAAGCAGCACGCCTCTCAGTATGTACAAGCACTATGCCCATGAAGGCGGGATAAGCACGCCTTTAATTGTCCATTGGCCAAAGCATGTGCAACGAAAAGGCGACATTGACCATCGCCCTTCCCATTTTATTGATGTCATGGCCACCCTTGTCGACATCACAAAAGCGGACTACCCAACGCACTATCGGGGGAATGATATCCATCCGATGGAGGGTGAAAGCATGCTGCCCTCATTCTCAGGGGAATCTCAAGAAGAGCGCACACTTTGTTTTGAACATGAGGAGCACTGTGCCATACGGCAAGGGAAGTGGAAGCTCGTGAAGATCAAAGAATTCGAGTGGGCTTTGTATAACATCGATGAGGACAGAACGGAATTGCATGATCTTGCAAACAATTTTCCAGAAAAGGTTGAGCATTTGAAGAGAGAATGGCATGCGTGGGCAGAAAGGACGGATGTTGTTCCGAGACCGTAG
- a CDS encoding AraC family transcriptional regulator yields the protein MTIDQPQKIEILKLQNEAQTQFGKNLLHVLNGQRMYDLFAQQQLFRDGCYVPFNEAMCSHETTVSIFSSAFQEVRAKGHHVSLSSYEATVLTPLKPFLTNEHDGIVLWFGDDMFCQINALTVLAYLDQSAYTGDVLFYVLNDRTYEVVETLSLQPLGFADIYRSVLLEHTFPTAKLPPFMQEGIRLYLHFIADNNELTDEIQRLSNLDDAQLLQHLLQTFPQYGLGDVQYQQLIRQIRRR from the coding sequence TTGACGATTGATCAGCCCCAGAAGATAGAGATTCTAAAACTTCAAAATGAGGCGCAGACGCAGTTTGGTAAGAACCTGTTGCATGTCCTTAACGGGCAACGCATGTATGATCTCTTTGCCCAGCAACAGCTTTTCCGTGATGGGTGTTATGTGCCGTTTAACGAAGCGATGTGTTCACATGAAACAACAGTGTCGATTTTTTCTTCAGCATTTCAAGAGGTACGGGCAAAGGGCCATCACGTCTCTTTGTCCTCCTATGAGGCGACCGTCTTGACGCCGCTAAAACCGTTCCTTACCAATGAACACGACGGCATCGTTCTCTGGTTTGGAGACGATATGTTCTGTCAGATCAATGCATTGACCGTGCTCGCTTACTTGGACCAATCGGCGTATACAGGCGACGTCCTTTTCTATGTGCTCAATGACAGAACCTATGAGGTCGTTGAGACACTGTCTTTGCAGCCATTGGGCTTTGCTGATATTTATCGCTCCGTACTTTTAGAGCACACATTTCCAACTGCCAAGCTCCCCCCTTTCATGCAGGAGGGAATTCGCCTGTACTTGCATTTCATTGCAGACAACAATGAACTTACCGACGAAATACAAAGACTGTCTAACCTTGATGATGCGCAATTGCTGCAGCACCTCCTTCAGACGTTCCCACAATACGGTTTAGGTGATGTGCAGTATCAACAGCTCATACGTCAGATTCGGCGGCGTTAA
- a CDS encoding VOC family protein: MEHRTDQFGQTGKHVQNGTPEGYTAITPFIVTSDPRKAIAFYEAVFQVKLKNATEMDVNGESMIVHAEVDFGNGNIQLGAANPAYGLVLPPDEGQACYSLCIYVPNVDRTLELAVEHGATVREPVVDFVSGDRYGSILDPCGIRWSIMTRMEDISEEESQRRVEEWSKSQ; encoded by the coding sequence ATGGAGCATCGAACTGATCAATTCGGCCAGACCGGAAAGCATGTCCAAAACGGAACACCTGAAGGTTACACAGCGATTACCCCCTTTATTGTCACTAGCGATCCTAGAAAGGCAATAGCATTTTATGAAGCTGTCTTTCAGGTCAAATTGAAAAATGCGACTGAAATGGACGTTAATGGCGAGAGTATGATTGTGCACGCGGAAGTAGATTTCGGCAACGGCAATATACAGCTTGGCGCAGCGAATCCTGCTTACGGTCTCGTTTTGCCGCCTGATGAAGGTCAGGCATGCTACTCGTTGTGCATTTATGTCCCTAACGTGGATCGAACATTAGAGCTTGCCGTTGAGCATGGGGCAACCGTCCGGGAGCCAGTTGTGGATTTTGTGTCCGGCGACAGGTATGGCAGTATACTCGATCCTTGTGGGATCAGGTGGTCAATTATGACTCGAATGGAAGATATATCAGAGGAAGAAAGCCAGCGTAGAGTCGAGGAATGGAGCAAAAGCCAGTAG
- a CDS encoding helix-turn-helix domain-containing protein encodes MYCKKATFVSKEDKMNKKSSLSTRGILHAVAGQEKFSLSRFDPDARLSPFVEHYWSVSYALPSGVSHTQTVLSYPNIHLAFEQDEAGRRALLYGIPERPFVRKLSGTGKVLGIKFRAGGFYPFWQQAVSALTGQTLDASRLFGSDMSVFRAKVLHAAEDATMAEQAERILLTRLPERDSQAEKAGRIVEETIHDRSIIKVEQLSERSGLSIRQLQRLFSQYIGVSPKWVIKRFRLQEAAERLEQDDSVEWAELAVHLGYFDQAHFIKDFKSVVGTSPAHYRESLSVMKET; translated from the coding sequence ATGTATTGTAAAAAAGCGACATTTGTTTCCAAGGAGGACAAAATGAACAAAAAGAGCAGTCTATCGACACGGGGCATATTGCATGCCGTAGCCGGACAGGAGAAATTTTCGTTATCTCGTTTCGATCCGGATGCGCGACTTAGCCCGTTTGTCGAGCACTACTGGTCGGTAAGCTATGCTTTGCCCTCTGGCGTCTCGCATACGCAGACGGTCTTGTCGTATCCGAACATTCATCTCGCATTTGAGCAGGACGAAGCAGGACGTCGGGCATTGCTCTACGGAATACCGGAACGACCATTTGTTAGAAAGCTGAGCGGCACCGGCAAAGTGCTGGGCATCAAATTTCGCGCAGGCGGCTTTTACCCGTTTTGGCAGCAGGCGGTTTCTGCATTGACTGGACAGACGCTGGATGCCTCTCGACTTTTCGGATCAGACATGTCAGTGTTCAGAGCTAAAGTGTTGCATGCGGCCGAAGACGCGACCATGGCGGAACAGGCAGAGCGTATTCTGCTGACACGGCTGCCTGAGCGCGACAGCCAGGCGGAAAAAGCTGGTCGTATCGTAGAAGAAACAATACATGATCGAAGCATCATCAAAGTGGAACAGTTGAGCGAACGAAGCGGCCTGTCCATTCGGCAATTGCAACGCCTGTTTAGCCAATATATTGGGGTTTCCCCAAAATGGGTGATTAAACGTTTTCGGCTTCAGGAAGCAGCGGAACGGCTGGAGCAAGACGATAGCGTGGAGTGGGCAGAGCTTGCCGTGCATCTCGGTTATTTTGACCAGGCTCACTTTATTAAAGATTTCAAGTCCGTGGTTGGCACATCCCCAGCTCACTACAGAGAATCGTTAAGTGTGATGAAGGAAACGTGA
- a CDS encoding serine hydrolase domain-containing protein produces the protein MMTRNLEKEISWRTLTLPSDNIYFATSYVDFFKPLHQYLVKVTEEQWVPGVNIVVAQEGKMLYQGSYGNVGLIEPYKQANSIHTLYDIASLTKVTATWPAILFLVQNGLLSLDDQVSDHLPESTGFDVGNVTISHLLSHTGGLPAGTYVKQYGLQKEEIIKGILQTSLENRPGQNVIYSNRGFILLGLLVERITAQPLDEFVNETIWKPLHMKETCFNPIDKLRDSGRIAPTECVESKECLHGVVHDENARLLDGIAGHAGVFSTLHDMARFCGMVMGEGTFHGGQLLEESIVRQSLKKQTGDLEKPRGYGWDFFSPTVIGHLGFTGTSILIHRELNAFVILLTNRVHPSRENKHIKSIREHVHSYIWDGLRD, from the coding sequence ATGATGACAAGGAATTTAGAAAAAGAGATAAGTTGGCGAACATTAACGCTGCCATCCGACAACATCTACTTTGCGACTTCATATGTAGACTTTTTTAAGCCTTTACATCAATACTTAGTCAAAGTAACGGAAGAGCAATGGGTACCGGGTGTGAACATCGTCGTTGCACAGGAGGGTAAGATGTTGTATCAAGGCTCTTATGGAAATGTTGGCTTAATTGAACCTTATAAGCAAGCAAATTCAATACATACGCTGTATGATATCGCCTCACTAACGAAAGTGACAGCCACTTGGCCAGCTATCCTATTTCTTGTTCAAAATGGATTGTTGTCATTAGACGATCAAGTCTCAGACCATCTTCCAGAATCCACAGGCTTTGACGTCGGGAATGTGACCATTTCTCATCTTTTATCACATACAGGAGGTTTGCCCGCAGGCACTTATGTAAAGCAATACGGGTTACAGAAGGAGGAGATCATAAAGGGGATCTTGCAAACATCTCTGGAGAATCGACCAGGTCAAAACGTCATTTATAGCAATCGGGGATTCATTTTGCTCGGGTTGTTGGTCGAGCGTATAACAGCTCAACCGCTAGATGAATTTGTAAATGAAACGATTTGGAAGCCACTTCATATGAAAGAGACCTGCTTTAACCCAATAGATAAACTGAGAGACAGTGGTCGAATCGCACCAACGGAATGCGTAGAGAGCAAAGAGTGTTTGCATGGTGTGGTTCATGATGAAAATGCGCGCCTTTTAGATGGAATTGCCGGTCATGCAGGTGTCTTCTCAACGCTACATGACATGGCTCGTTTTTGCGGAATGGTGATGGGGGAAGGCACCTTTCATGGAGGTCAACTTCTTGAAGAATCGATCGTGCGTCAGTCACTTAAGAAACAAACGGGTGATTTAGAAAAGCCAAGAGGGTATGGGTGGGATTTTTTCTCGCCAACCGTCATTGGGCATCTAGGATTTACAGGGACAAGCATACTCATCCATCGAGAATTAAATGCCTTTGTCATTTTACTTACGAACCGAGTTCATCCTTCGCGGGAGAATAAGCATATTAAGTCGATTCGGGAACACGTGCACAGCTACATTTGGGATGGATTACGTGATTAA
- a CDS encoding SRPBCC domain-containing protein yields MTVNSIVSKVEGNELTMERVFQASRELVFQCFSEEEHLKNWFGPKGWPLAVCNIDFRVGGVWHYCMKCTDETQEHFGMEAWGRAVYKDIVTPERIKSVDQFSNAEGTAAEGMPESIVTQTFVDEGGKTKLIQHTVYDSPEALQSVLDMGMLEGTASTWDNFEEYVQKLNR; encoded by the coding sequence ATGACAGTGAATTCAATTGTTTCAAAGGTGGAAGGCAATGAACTTACAATGGAACGGGTATTTCAAGCCTCACGTGAACTTGTGTTTCAATGCTTCTCAGAAGAAGAGCATTTAAAAAACTGGTTTGGTCCAAAAGGCTGGCCATTGGCTGTATGCAACATTGATTTTCGTGTTGGGGGCGTGTGGCATTATTGCATGAAGTGCACTGACGAAACCCAAGAGCACTTTGGTATGGAAGCTTGGGGGAGAGCAGTCTACAAAGATATTGTGACACCAGAAAGAATTAAGTCCGTCGACCAGTTTTCTAATGCAGAGGGAACAGCAGCAGAAGGAATGCCAGAATCAATTGTGACGCAAACCTTTGTGGACGAAGGCGGAAAAACAAAGCTCATTCAACATACAGTCTATGACTCACCTGAAGCACTGCAGTCTGTGTTGGACATGGGTATGCTCGAAGGAACGGCATCCACTTGGGATAACTTTGAGGAATACGTACAAAAGCTGAACCGTTAA
- a CDS encoding ArsR/SmtB family transcription factor, protein MDIQTLSALAEPNRFQMVELLREGALTVGDISDRLSIRQPQVSKHLRVLHDAGIVEQRAEANRRYYALLPEPFQDMEAWVKSYQTLWEERYDQLDDYLAQLQKKHLIGRKSK, encoded by the coding sequence ATGGACATACAAACTTTAAGCGCCTTAGCAGAGCCAAACCGTTTTCAGATGGTGGAATTGCTTCGTGAGGGGGCACTCACTGTAGGCGACATTTCCGACCGACTTAGTATCAGGCAGCCGCAGGTATCAAAGCATTTACGCGTATTGCATGACGCAGGCATTGTTGAGCAGCGAGCAGAAGCGAACCGTCGCTATTATGCACTTTTGCCAGAGCCTTTTCAGGACATGGAAGCTTGGGTGAAATCGTATCAAACGCTTTGGGAAGAGCGGTACGATCAACTCGATGATTATCTGGCACAGTTACAAAAAAAGCACCTAATAGGGAGGAAAAGTAAATGA
- a CDS encoding ArsR/SmtB family transcription factor, with amino-acid sequence MTQTYQERDVYIAIADPTRRKIIRLLADSEELPLYELTPHFQMGRTAVSKHLTVLKDADLVRNRKIGRETRYRLNAVPLQEVKDWLSFYEQFWNESASKLKRILEE; translated from the coding sequence GTGACGCAAACGTACCAAGAGCGTGACGTGTATATAGCGATTGCTGACCCTACGAGGCGCAAAATCATTCGGTTGCTGGCAGATTCAGAGGAACTCCCACTTTATGAGCTAACACCCCACTTTCAAATGGGTCGTACAGCTGTTTCTAAACATTTAACCGTGCTGAAAGACGCCGATTTAGTAAGGAACCGGAAAATCGGTAGAGAAACAAGATATCGACTAAATGCAGTGCCCTTGCAGGAAGTGAAGGATTGGTTGTCTTTTTATGAGCAGTTCTGGAATGAAAGTGCATCAAAACTCAAGCGAATATTGGAGGAATAG
- a CDS encoding SRPBCC family protein, translated as MADVLLDFQFKSPIEKVWAALTQSETLALWVMENNFKPIVGYQCQFRKEEIGLVVESEVLVVDKPNKLSYTWVGGPIDTIVTWTLKQEGDTTYLYLTHSGFEEENQAFHGAKYGWAAMVDQLQNVINES; from the coding sequence ATGGCCGATGTATTGCTAGATTTTCAATTTAAAAGTCCGATTGAGAAGGTATGGGCTGCTTTAACACAGTCAGAAACGCTTGCCCTATGGGTGATGGAGAATAATTTCAAGCCAATTGTTGGCTATCAATGCCAGTTCCGGAAAGAAGAAATCGGTTTGGTCGTAGAGAGCGAAGTTTTGGTCGTAGACAAGCCGAATAAGCTCTCCTACACATGGGTAGGTGGTCCCATAGACACAATCGTTACGTGGACATTAAAGCAAGAGGGCGATACAACCTACTTATACCTTACACATTCAGGATTTGAAGAGGAAAACCAAGCATTCCATGGCGCAAAATATGGTTGGGCAGCGATGGTCGATCAACTCCAGAACGTCATAAATGAATCCTAA
- a CDS encoding FAD-dependent oxidoreductase translates to MSFLKDTLAVFKKTEVSFLEKRKESDNVYTFRFKKEKDVSWHAGQYALFTITHKKIKKATRPFTISSSPTEDVIQITSVINEKPSEFKQALLELEKGMTVKMSGSVGTFYSQGNAPLLLIAGGIGVTPFRAMIKQLESEGMNQNRPIKLIHVDGQTSHIFKDELESIVNNIPIDIMYLESRENLHKEIDAFVTVHKADAHYYVAGPKSMVEDTTKHLQESNIPKANIKKDAFFGY, encoded by the coding sequence ATGAGTTTCTTAAAAGATACATTAGCTGTGTTCAAAAAGACGGAAGTCTCCTTTCTAGAGAAGCGTAAGGAATCCGACAATGTGTATACCTTTCGTTTCAAAAAAGAAAAAGACGTCAGCTGGCACGCTGGGCAATACGCCTTATTTACAATTACGCATAAGAAGATCAAGAAGGCAACGCGACCGTTTACGATCAGTTCTTCTCCTACTGAGGATGTTATTCAAATCACTTCGGTGATTAATGAAAAGCCAAGTGAGTTTAAGCAAGCGCTACTTGAATTGGAAAAAGGAATGACTGTAAAGATGAGTGGCTCTGTCGGCACCTTCTATTCACAAGGGAACGCCCCCCTACTGCTTATTGCTGGTGGGATTGGCGTTACACCGTTTCGGGCAATGATCAAACAGTTAGAAAGTGAAGGAATGAATCAAAATAGACCTATAAAACTGATTCATGTAGATGGACAAACATCACACATTTTTAAAGATGAGCTTGAGAGCATCGTGAACAACATTCCCATCGATATAATGTATCTCGAATCGAGAGAGAATTTACACAAGGAAATTGATGCGTTTGTAACAGTTCATAAGGCCGATGCGCACTACTATGTTGCTGGACCGAAGTCGATGGTCGAAGATACAACCAAGCATTTGCAAGAGAGTAATATCCCTAAAGCGAACATTAAGAAGGATGCTTTTTTTGGATATTGA
- a CDS encoding TetR/AcrR family transcriptional regulator: MDNKQYLIADARREQIIKASIEVLTEIGYKNTSLSKIASKAKISTGLISYHFSGKEDLMKHTLMYLVLKERAFIKQKVEPQQTNLEKLMVFIEASLAYQGTNRENNNALLEIVFNGRTEDNVPYYLAEITDEDELNVLLKEILSKGQETKEFDIDFDPPVVAMIVRGAISGMMQLPQDEISLEEYSEKLLKSILKMVKF, encoded by the coding sequence ATGGACAACAAACAATATTTAATAGCAGATGCTCGCAGAGAACAAATCATAAAAGCATCAATAGAGGTTTTAACAGAAATCGGGTATAAGAACACGAGTCTTTCCAAAATAGCGAGTAAAGCGAAGATAAGTACGGGGCTTATCTCCTATCATTTCTCCGGTAAGGAAGATTTGATGAAACATACGTTAATGTATTTGGTTCTAAAAGAGCGTGCCTTTATTAAACAAAAAGTAGAACCACAGCAAACAAATTTGGAGAAATTAATGGTTTTTATTGAAGCAAGCTTAGCTTATCAAGGTACAAACCGTGAAAACAACAATGCTTTACTTGAAATTGTTTTTAATGGGCGTACGGAAGACAATGTCCCCTACTATCTGGCAGAAATCACTGACGAAGATGAATTAAATGTTTTGTTGAAAGAGATTCTTTCCAAAGGGCAAGAAACGAAAGAATTTGATATTGATTTTGATCCTCCAGTGGTTGCAATGATCGTTCGGGGCGCTATATCGGGGATGATGCAATTGCCTCAGGATGAAATAAGCCTTGAAGAGTACAGTGAAAAGTTGTTAAAGAGCATTTTGAAAATGGTCAAATTCTAA